In Thermococcus sp. M39, the following are encoded in one genomic region:
- a CDS encoding molybdopterin-dependent oxidoreductase, translating into MRDCYDTCSIISEIKNGRLFVRGNPKHPITRGFLCPKGALLPKWFHSEERLKTPLIREGERGAGKFREASWEEAISLVADKIKETIEKYGSESILVYNYAGDRGVVNFYFPMRLFHYLNASVLDYGICDRAGQEALKDVYGTAVGLDPEELKNQKLIVYWGINAFWTNLHGFMLAKKYGLEIWAVDVVRTETAKRSDKFFQIKPNTDVLFALGIARIIIENELYDADFVRENVYGFDEFKNYVKKIDLDFVSRETGVEKEQIEEFAFEYAEKRGVIHIGYGFQRSLAGGEAVRAISLLPALVGHEFGFIYDMKTIDKSYAEGAFLRTKPARRIPQIKLAEYIERGKIKFLYIYNSNPLASLPNQNRLRKALKESDIFVVVHDIFLTDTAIFADVVLPANTFFERLDMADSYYHRYVALNEPVAKLYGKSNREVTVMLAKALGIDNPYLYETEEDIIRKILQQNDLSWEELRKKGFLKVPEKPRKYLTPSGKIEFYSQRAVKRGLSPFPQYTPLKGDYPLQLLSPTYRMTITSQYHNTYGIIDPYLYMNPRDAEERGIKNGDLVEVYNEHGRIKTTVKLTEDVPKGVVMLYKAFWISKLGWNVNVLTTDETIEKYGNASAYHSTWVEVRKI; encoded by the coding sequence ATGAGAGATTGCTATGACACTTGTTCAATTATAAGCGAGATTAAAAATGGCAGACTATTTGTTAGAGGAAATCCCAAACACCCGATAACTCGAGGCTTTTTGTGTCCTAAAGGAGCTCTGTTACCAAAGTGGTTCCACAGTGAGGAACGATTAAAGACTCCTCTCATAAGAGAAGGCGAAAGGGGGGCAGGAAAATTCAGAGAAGCAAGCTGGGAGGAGGCTATAAGCCTAGTTGCAGATAAGATTAAAGAAACAATCGAGAAGTATGGAAGCGAAAGCATATTAGTTTACAACTATGCTGGTGATAGGGGTGTTGTTAACTTCTACTTCCCAATGAGGCTCTTCCACTATTTGAATGCAAGCGTTTTGGACTATGGAATATGTGATAGAGCTGGACAAGAAGCTTTGAAAGATGTCTATGGAACAGCTGTGGGCTTAGACCCAGAAGAGCTGAAAAATCAAAAGCTGATTGTTTATTGGGGAATAAATGCTTTTTGGACAAATCTTCATGGCTTCATGCTCGCCAAAAAGTATGGCTTAGAGATTTGGGCAGTTGACGTTGTAAGAACTGAGACCGCAAAAAGAAGCGACAAATTCTTCCAAATAAAGCCCAATACTGATGTCCTCTTCGCGTTGGGAATTGCGAGAATCATAATCGAGAACGAGCTGTATGATGCAGATTTTGTTAGAGAAAATGTTTATGGATTTGATGAATTCAAGAATTATGTAAAAAAGATTGACTTGGACTTTGTTAGCAGGGAAACTGGAGTTGAGAAAGAGCAGATTGAAGAGTTTGCTTTTGAATATGCAGAAAAAAGAGGGGTTATCCACATAGGCTACGGCTTCCAGCGTTCTTTGGCTGGGGGAGAAGCAGTTAGGGCTATCTCCCTTCTGCCAGCTTTAGTTGGTCATGAGTTTGGCTTCATCTATGACATGAAAACTATTGACAAGAGCTATGCTGAAGGAGCTTTTCTGAGAACTAAGCCCGCAAGAAGAATCCCGCAGATAAAGTTGGCAGAATATATTGAAAGAGGAAAAATTAAGTTTCTCTACATTTATAATTCAAACCCCCTAGCTTCCCTCCCAAATCAGAATCGCCTAAGGAAGGCATTAAAAGAGAGTGACATCTTTGTTGTTGTTCATGATATTTTCTTGACTGATACAGCTATCTTTGCTGATGTTGTTTTACCAGCAAATACTTTCTTTGAGCGCTTGGATATGGCAGATTCCTACTATCACCGTTATGTTGCACTAAATGAGCCAGTTGCGAAGCTTTATGGAAAGAGCAATAGGGAAGTAACTGTAATGCTGGCGAAAGCTCTTGGAATTGATAATCCCTATCTTTATGAAACTGAGGAAGATATTATTAGAAAAATCCTTCAGCAAAATGATTTAAGCTGGGAGGAGCTTAGAAAGAAAGGATTTCTAAAAGTGCCTGAAAAGCCAAGAAAATATCTCACCCCAAGCGGAAAGATTGAGTTCTACTCCCAGAGAGCAGTTAAGAGAGGGCTTTCGCCATTCCCACAATACACGCCGCTCAAAGGGGACTATCCATTGCAGCTTCTCAGCCCAACATACAGAATGACAATAACAAGTCAGTACCATAACACCTACGGAATTATAGACCCCTATTTGTACATGAATCCCAGAGATGCCGAGGAAAGAGGAATTAAAAATGGTGATTTAGTGGAGGTTTACAACGAACATGGAAGAATAAAAACGACAGTCAAATTAACTGAAGACGTTCCTAAAGGAGTTGTTATGCTCTACAAAGCTTTTTGGATCTCAAAGCTTGGCTGGAATGTTAATGTATTGACGACTGATGAGACTATTGAAAAATATGGAAATGCATCAGCATATCACTCAACTTGGGTTGAAGTAAGGAAAATTTAG
- a CDS encoding TIGR02253 family HAD-type hydrolase translates to MIKVVFFDLDDTIADTTRLAEMARKNAIENMIRHGMPVDFDTAYNELLELINEYGSNFPRHFDYLLRRLDLKYNPKWVAAGVIAYHNTKFAYLREVRHVRRTLLKLREMGLRLGIITDGDPIKQWEKILRLDLDDFFEHVVISDFEGVKKPHPKIFQKALRTFGIKAEEAVMVGDRLYSDIYGAKRVGMHTVWFRYGKYANREKEYKEYADYEITDLLDVPKIIEVLNSGKDDSNKEVHADR, encoded by the coding sequence ATGATAAAGGTTGTGTTTTTTGATTTGGATGATACGATAGCTGATACAACAAGGTTAGCTGAAATGGCAAGAAAGAACGCAATAGAAAACATGATCCGCCATGGAATGCCCGTTGATTTTGATACCGCTTATAATGAGCTTTTGGAGCTTATCAATGAGTATGGAAGCAACTTTCCAAGGCACTTTGACTATCTTCTCAGACGTTTAGACTTAAAGTATAATCCAAAGTGGGTTGCTGCTGGAGTAATTGCTTACCATAATACAAAATTTGCTTATCTGAGAGAGGTAAGACATGTGAGGAGGACTCTCCTTAAGCTTCGTGAGATGGGCCTAAGGCTCGGTATAATCACAGATGGGGATCCAATAAAACAGTGGGAGAAAATTCTGCGCTTAGATTTAGACGACTTCTTTGAACATGTCGTCATATCTGACTTTGAGGGAGTTAAGAAGCCGCATCCAAAAATTTTCCAGAAAGCACTTAGAACATTTGGAATTAAAGCTGAAGAAGCTGTAATGGTTGGAGATAGGCTTTATTCAGACATTTATGGAGCAAAAAGGGTTGGTATGCATACAGTTTGGTTCCGCTATGGAAAGTATGCAAACAGGGAAAAGGAATATAAGGAGTATGCGGACTATGAAATCACCGATCTGCTTGACGTTCCGAAGATAATAGAGGTGCTGAACAGTGGCAAAGACGATTCAAATAAGGAAGTTCATGCTGATAGATAA
- a CDS encoding FprA family A-type flavoprotein, giving the protein MPRVWIEKIIDEPELYLLRVDDDQIRYFEATWEISEGITYNAYLLKLDGAVVLFDGWKKNYAKEFIEALSKLVDPKEITHIIVHHTEPDHSGALPEVLELNGYKAQLIGTSFAKRLLEAFYGPKVVENFHAVKDGEEMKIGGKTFRFITVPWLHWPDTMITYIVENGLMFSCDAGGGYSIPEAIDDSNEEVVQKYLPYVTKYIVTVIGHYHKYIVQNLEKIKKLGILEETKMILPGHGLIWRKNPKRIFEYYEAVGAGIPKKGKILVIYDSMYGFVERAVEIALDELKRHGYNPVVYKFTDKEAPAVSDILGEVPDSEALIIGASTYEANIHPRVRYVLYEIVDKANYEKPVLILGAYGWGGVAGREIETMIMRSKFDHVDTIEARGRTTKEDEERIREGVRKLLERLNK; this is encoded by the coding sequence ATGCCAAGGGTCTGGATTGAAAAAATTATTGATGAACCTGAGCTTTATCTGCTAAGGGTTGACGACGACCAAATAAGATACTTCGAGGCAACTTGGGAAATTTCAGAAGGGATAACTTACAATGCTTACCTCTTAAAGCTAGATGGTGCTGTTGTGCTCTTTGATGGTTGGAAAAAGAACTATGCTAAAGAGTTTATAGAAGCACTTTCAAAGCTTGTTGATCCCAAAGAGATAACGCACATAATAGTTCATCACACTGAGCCTGATCACAGTGGTGCTCTTCCTGAAGTCCTTGAGCTTAATGGCTATAAAGCTCAGCTTATAGGTACGAGCTTTGCAAAGAGGCTTCTTGAGGCTTTTTATGGACCAAAAGTTGTTGAGAACTTTCATGCAGTCAAAGATGGCGAAGAAATGAAAATAGGTGGAAAAACCTTCCGCTTCATTACGGTTCCATGGCTTCACTGGCCTGATACAATGATTACGTATATAGTCGAGAATGGTTTGATGTTCAGCTGTGACGCTGGTGGTGGTTACTCTATCCCAGAAGCTATAGATGACAGCAATGAAGAAGTTGTTCAAAAGTACCTCCCCTACGTTACAAAGTACATAGTCACTGTCATCGGCCATTATCACAAGTACATTGTCCAAAACCTAGAGAAGATTAAGAAGCTTGGAATACTCGAAGAAACGAAAATGATTCTCCCAGGACATGGTCTCATATGGAGGAAGAATCCAAAAAGAATTTTTGAATACTATGAAGCCGTTGGAGCTGGAATTCCAAAGAAAGGCAAAATCCTTGTGATTTATGACTCAATGTATGGCTTTGTTGAGAGGGCTGTTGAAATAGCTTTAGATGAGCTGAAAAGGCATGGCTATAATCCAGTTGTGTATAAGTTCACTGATAAAGAAGCTCCAGCAGTCAGTGATATTCTCGGTGAGGTTCCAGATAGTGAGGCACTTATAATTGGGGCATCAACATATGAGGCAAACATCCATCCAAGAGTCCGCTACGTCCTCTATGAAATAGTTGATAAGGCAAACTACGAGAAGCCCGTGCTGATTCTGGGTGCATATGGCTGGGGAGGTGTCGCTGGGAGAGAAATTGAGACGATGATAATGAGGAGCAAGTTTGACCATGTTGACACAATTGAAGCTAGGGGAAGAACAACTAAGGAAGATGAGGAAAGGATTAGAGAGGGAGTCAGAAAGCTCCTTGAGAGGCTGAATAAATGA
- a CDS encoding ferritin family protein: MEITDKEVFEIAMNSEIRAKKAYEKLASIVKSDIIKDELLFLAREEDKHREIIGKIAEKLKGENVEPKKIKTEVMAEFKVIAEKMAEAITKPDVNLDEVYEIAMQAELVSEKLYKELARYAATEKTKLLLEMLADMENNHYNILKKQYEYIMRYPDIYKEEFYDQLMKDINFNF, translated from the coding sequence ATGGAGATAACTGACAAGGAAGTTTTTGAAATAGCTATGAACTCCGAAATTAGGGCCAAGAAGGCTTATGAGAAGCTCGCTTCCATTGTGAAGAGCGATATCATAAAGGATGAGCTTCTCTTCTTGGCGAGAGAGGAGGACAAGCACAGAGAGATAATAGGGAAGATTGCTGAGAAGCTCAAGGGAGAAAATGTTGAACCTAAAAAGATAAAGACAGAGGTTATGGCAGAGTTCAAGGTTATAGCTGAGAAAATGGCTGAAGCTATAACCAAGCCCGATGTAAATCTCGATGAGGTTTATGAAATTGCTATGCAAGCCGAACTTGTTAGTGAAAAACTCTACAAAGAGCTTGCCAGATATGCTGCCACCGAGAAGACCAAACTTCTCCTAGAAATGCTTGCGGATATGGAAAACAACCACTACAATATCCTCAAAAAGCAATATGAGTATATAATGCGCTATCCAGACATTTATAAAGAAGAATTCTACGACCAACTGATGAAAGACATAAACTTCAACTTCTGA
- the cobB gene encoding NAD-dependent protein deacetylase, whose amino-acid sequence MIEEAVKLIARSKFLIAFTGAGISAESGIPTFRGKNGLWKQYRPEELATPEAFARNPKLVWEFYKWRMKLISKAKPNRAHLALAELERMGILKAVITQNVDDLHREAGNKNIIELHGNIFRVKCTRCDYRENLKESRRLEKFLEDEDLPKCPKCSSLLRPDVVWFGEALPEGALSKAFNLARKSDVCLVIGTSGQVFPAAYIPYMVRDNGGYVIEINPSESGITPIADIFIRGKAGEVMDELLKKIMELRE is encoded by the coding sequence ATGATAGAAGAAGCAGTGAAATTAATCGCTCGCTCAAAGTTTCTAATAGCTTTCACCGGAGCTGGAATAAGTGCCGAGAGTGGAATACCAACTTTTAGAGGAAAAAACGGGCTATGGAAGCAGTACCGCCCAGAAGAACTTGCCACACCAGAAGCTTTTGCCAGAAATCCAAAGCTTGTGTGGGAATTCTACAAATGGAGAATGAAGCTCATATCAAAAGCCAAGCCAAACAGAGCACACTTAGCTCTGGCTGAACTTGAAAGAATGGGAATTCTTAAAGCCGTAATAACTCAGAACGTTGATGATCTGCACAGAGAAGCTGGGAATAAAAACATCATCGAGCTGCATGGCAACATCTTTAGGGTTAAATGCACGCGTTGTGATTACAGAGAGAATCTCAAAGAAAGCAGAAGACTTGAAAAGTTCCTTGAAGATGAAGATTTGCCTAAATGTCCAAAGTGCAGCTCTCTTTTAAGGCCAGACGTCGTTTGGTTTGGAGAAGCCTTGCCCGAGGGAGCTTTAAGCAAAGCATTCAACTTAGCAAGAAAATCTGATGTATGTTTGGTTATAGGGACGAGTGGACAAGTGTTTCCGGCAGCATACATACCCTACATGGTCAGAGATAACGGCGGTTATGTAATTGAAATCAATCCAAGTGAAAGCGGCATCACGCCGATAGCTGACATCTTCATAAGGGGAAAAGCTGGGGAAGTTATGGATGAGCTTTTGAAGAAAATCATGGAGCTGAGAGAATGA
- a CDS encoding TldD/PmbA family protein has translation MFDINELILKKAKEIGFGDVVVLSYETQRRQVRFANNEITVAKNWHYQKSVIFAEYEKRLVSTELTALDEKTIEETLKMLFKTAKAMEPKKDYYGIAEGPFEYRDIPETFDKAIVELDEPNEYVEIAINSALEEGAKRVAGVLYTDYNKLYLTTSNNVEAFDEGTGIEISVRAFVDDIASGHGTNSVRVLKKFDPESAGRKAGEIAKLAVNPEEGDAGKYDVIFDPLAFANLLSYMSFMASAFAVEAGFSFLVGKLGQKVASEDLVLKDVGNMPNAYGTRKFDDEGVPTQETTIIENGVLKTYLLNTSLARKYNTKTTANAGLTMPRAWNIYLEAGDYSKEELFSEVKRGIYITNVWYTRFQNYVAGDFSTIPRDGAFLIENGEIVKPIRNIRVSDNFQRILESIAALGKELYHIHWWEVRTPVFTPYVLVKDVGITKATK, from the coding sequence ATGTTTGATATTAATGAACTCATTTTAAAGAAGGCCAAAGAGATTGGCTTTGGAGATGTCGTTGTTTTATCATATGAGACACAGAGGAGACAAGTCAGATTTGCAAACAACGAGATTACTGTCGCTAAAAACTGGCACTATCAAAAATCTGTAATTTTTGCTGAATATGAAAAGAGGCTTGTCTCAACAGAGCTTACAGCACTTGATGAAAAAACAATCGAAGAGACATTAAAAATGCTTTTCAAGACAGCAAAGGCGATGGAGCCAAAGAAGGACTATTATGGCATAGCAGAGGGCCCATTTGAATATAGGGACATTCCAGAGACATTTGACAAGGCAATAGTTGAGCTTGATGAGCCGAATGAATACGTTGAGATTGCCATAAACTCAGCATTGGAAGAAGGGGCTAAGAGGGTTGCTGGAGTTCTCTATACGGACTACAACAAGCTCTACTTAACGACAAGCAACAATGTTGAGGCTTTTGACGAGGGAACCGGCATAGAAATCAGTGTTAGGGCTTTCGTTGATGACATAGCAAGCGGACATGGGACGAATTCAGTCAGAGTTTTGAAAAAGTTCGACCCAGAAAGCGCTGGAAGAAAGGCTGGAGAGATAGCGAAGCTTGCCGTTAATCCGGAAGAGGGAGATGCTGGCAAATACGACGTCATCTTTGACCCGTTAGCCTTCGCAAATCTGCTTTCATATATGAGCTTCATGGCATCAGCCTTTGCTGTTGAAGCAGGATTCAGCTTTTTAGTTGGCAAGCTTGGGCAGAAGGTTGCAAGTGAAGACCTCGTTTTGAAGGATGTAGGCAACATGCCAAATGCTTATGGAACGAGGAAATTTGACGATGAAGGTGTTCCAACTCAAGAAACAACGATAATTGAAAATGGAGTTTTGAAGACGTATCTTCTCAACACAAGCCTAGCTAGAAAATACAACACTAAAACAACAGCTAACGCAGGTCTAACAATGCCAAGAGCTTGGAACATCTACCTTGAAGCTGGAGATTACTCAAAAGAAGAGCTCTTCAGCGAGGTCAAGAGGGGAATTTACATAACAAACGTTTGGTACACAAGGTTCCAGAACTATGTTGCTGGTGATTTCTCGACGATTCCAAGGGATGGAGCGTTCTTAATTGAAAACGGTGAGATTGTTAAGCCGATAAGGAACATCCGCGTAAGCGATAACTTCCAGCGCATCTTGGAGAGCATAGCTGCTCTAGGAAAGGAACTCTATCACATCCACTGGTGGGAAGTCAGAACGCCAGTATTTACTCCTTATGTGTTGGTTAAAGATGTTGGCATAACGAAGGCTACAAAGTAA
- a CDS encoding ASCH domain-containing protein produces MLIDNAYKERILKGKKVTTIRYGKYEAKPGSEVYIVITPSDTAIAKARIKSVIKKKVKELTNEDAKRDGFKDVKELLRALNKIYGELYGDDEITIIEFEVIKQFKEGIPLKWLKGLNYRDPYEIAKLYVENNLKIAPDVDLIVKKVHEEGLKAAVKRYGPKRVRDALLKAYHELYAKGII; encoded by the coding sequence ATGCTGATAGATAACGCATACAAAGAGCGTATTCTGAAGGGAAAGAAAGTTACAACGATTAGATATGGAAAATACGAAGCAAAACCGGGAAGCGAGGTTTACATAGTCATAACTCCAAGCGATACGGCAATAGCTAAAGCTAGGATAAAGAGTGTCATAAAAAAGAAGGTCAAAGAGCTCACCAATGAGGATGCAAAGAGAGATGGTTTTAAAGACGTTAAAGAGCTTTTGAGAGCCTTGAACAAAATTTACGGAGAGCTTTATGGGGATGATGAAATCACAATCATTGAGTTTGAAGTTATAAAACAGTTCAAAGAAGGAATACCCCTAAAATGGCTCAAGGGCTTGAATTACAGAGACCCCTATGAGATAGCTAAGCTTTATGTCGAAAACAACCTAAAAATTGCTCCAGATGTTGATTTGATTGTGAAAAAAGTCCATGAGGAGGGACTAAAAGCTGCAGTGAAAAGATATGGACCAAAGAGGGTTAGAGATGCATTATTAAAGGCTTATCATGAACTTTATGCTAAAGGAATAATTTAG
- a CDS encoding transcription factor S, whose translation MVKFCPKCGSIMLPDRKREVFVCRKCGYEEPLNPEAAKAYRLTQKVEHKVEDIPVIEQDVATLPKVKITCPKCGNDEAYWWELQTRAGDEPSTIFYRCTKCGYTWRSYE comes from the coding sequence ATGGTGAAGTTCTGCCCAAAGTGTGGAAGCATAATGCTCCCCGATAGGAAAAGAGAGGTCTTTGTTTGTAGGAAGTGCGGCTATGAGGAGCCTCTAAACCCAGAGGCTGCTAAGGCTTACCGTCTAACTCAAAAGGTTGAGCATAAAGTTGAGGACATACCAGTTATTGAGCAAGATGTAGCAACACTGCCAAAGGTGAAGATAACATGTCCGAAGTGCGGAAATGACGAAGCCTACTGGTGGGAGCTGCAAACGAGAGCTGGAGATGAACCTTCAACGATATTCTACAGATGTACAAAGTGCGGCTATACATGGAGGAGCTATGAGTGA
- a CDS encoding DUF3783 domain-containing protein — MIFLIGFNENEVKKIRETLSEFKVYEAPQYCRDWAVQSIVEKAEELKGSCDWHLKKFILMHNLENSQIKEVLAKIKSLNLGKIIFATTTPTSLTWKLEDLLEELIREDEYFQELKRMRTKQSKLYLDIGKG, encoded by the coding sequence ATGATATTTTTAATTGGATTTAACGAGAATGAAGTTAAGAAAATCAGAGAAACACTTAGTGAGTTTAAAGTTTATGAGGCTCCCCAATACTGCAGGGATTGGGCTGTGCAAAGCATAGTTGAGAAAGCAGAAGAACTGAAAGGTTCATGTGACTGGCATCTCAAAAAGTTCATTTTAATGCACAACCTTGAAAATTCCCAAATTAAGGAAGTTTTAGCTAAAATAAAGTCCCTAAACCTCGGAAAGATAATCTTTGCAACCACGACGCCAACTTCACTCACATGGAAGCTTGAGGATTTGCTTGAAGAGCTGATTCGTGAAGACGAATACTTCCAAGAATTGAAGAGAATGAGGACAAAACAAAGCAAGCTGTATTTGGATATTGGGAAAGGTTAA
- a CDS encoding peroxiredoxin, translated as MEMVVIGEKFPEVEVKTTHGVIKLPDYFTEKGKWFVLFSHPADFTPVCTTEFYAMQQRAEEFRKLGVEPIGLSVDQVFSHIKWIEWIKENLGVEIDFPIIADDRGELADKLGMIPSGATITARAVFIVDDKGIIRAIVYYPAEVGRDWDEILRLVKALKISTEKGVALPHKWPNNELIGDKVIIPPASTIEEKKQREEAKAKGEIECYDWWFCYKKLE; from the coding sequence ATGGAAATGGTCGTGATAGGTGAAAAGTTCCCAGAAGTTGAGGTTAAGACAACCCATGGAGTGATAAAATTGCCCGACTACTTCACAGAAAAGGGCAAGTGGTTTGTTCTCTTCAGCCACCCAGCGGACTTTACACCAGTCTGTACAACTGAGTTCTATGCAATGCAACAGAGAGCTGAGGAGTTCAGAAAGTTAGGTGTTGAGCCCATTGGACTCAGTGTTGACCAAGTGTTTAGCCATATTAAGTGGATAGAGTGGATAAAGGAAAACCTTGGAGTTGAGATTGACTTTCCAATCATAGCCGACGACCGCGGTGAGCTCGCTGACAAGCTTGGTATGATTCCAAGCGGCGCAACAATCACAGCAAGAGCAGTCTTCATCGTTGACGACAAGGGAATCATAAGGGCAATCGTTTACTATCCAGCCGAAGTTGGAAGAGACTGGGACGAGATACTCAGATTAGTTAAGGCACTCAAGATAAGCACTGAGAAAGGCGTTGCGCTTCCACACAAGTGGCCAAACAACGAACTCATCGGTGACAAGGTTATCATCCCGCCAGCATCAACAATTGAAGAAAAGAAGCAGAGAGAAGAGGCAAAGGCCAAGGGAGAAATTGAGTGCTACGACTGGTGGTTCTGCTACAAGAAGCTTGAATGA
- a CDS encoding DNA polymerase sliding clamp, giving the protein MPFEIVFDGAKDFATLIATASNLIDEAAFKVTEDGISMRAMDPSRVVLIDLNLPAGIFSKYEVDGEETIGVNMDHFKKILKRGKSKDILILKKGEENFLEVTLQGTATRTFRLPLIEVEELELELPELPFTAKAVVLGEVLKEAVKDASLVSDSLKFIARENEFIMKAEGETNEVEIKLTLEDEGLLDLEVQEETKSAYGISYLADMVKGIGKADEVIIQFGNDMPLQMDYPVRDEGRLTFLLAPRVEEE; this is encoded by the coding sequence ATGCCGTTCGAGATTGTTTTTGATGGAGCAAAGGATTTTGCAACTTTGATAGCAACAGCAAGCAATTTGATTGATGAGGCAGCCTTTAAGGTTACTGAAGATGGGATAAGCATGAGGGCAATGGATCCAAGCAGAGTTGTTCTCATTGACCTCAACCTGCCGGCTGGAATTTTCTCAAAATATGAAGTTGACGGAGAAGAGACAATTGGCGTTAATATGGATCACTTTAAGAAAATCCTCAAAAGAGGAAAGAGCAAAGACATTCTCATCTTGAAAAAAGGTGAAGAGAACTTCCTTGAAGTGACTCTGCAAGGAACAGCAACTAGAACATTCAGACTACCTCTCATCGAGGTCGAAGAGCTTGAACTTGAACTTCCAGAGCTACCTTTCACAGCAAAAGCAGTTGTTCTGGGGGAAGTTCTCAAAGAAGCTGTTAAGGATGCATCACTCGTCAGCGACAGCTTGAAGTTCATCGCAAGGGAGAACGAGTTCATAATGAAGGCTGAAGGAGAAACAAATGAGGTTGAGATAAAGCTCACACTTGAAGACGAAGGCTTGCTTGACCTTGAGGTTCAAGAAGAAACCAAGAGTGCCTATGGAATCAGCTACCTCGCTGATATGGTCAAGGGAATCGGAAAAGCTGATGAGGTAATTATTCAGTTCGGAAACGACATGCCCCTCCAGATGGACTACCCAGTAAGAGACGAAGGAAGATTAACGTTCCTCCTTGCACCAAGAGTAGAGGAGGAGTGA
- the glyA gene encoding serine hydroxymethyltransferase, with translation MSYAEYKDKVLEFIEMHEKWRSSTINLIASENVTSPSVTRAVASGFMHKYAEGWPKQRYYQGCKYVDEVELIGVDLFCKLFKSDFADLRPISGTNANQAVFFGLTQPGDNVIVLHTSHGGHISHMPFGAAGMRGLNVFTWPFDNETFNIDVDKAAQLIREKEPKLVVFGGSLFPFPHPVKELAPVAKEVGAYVMYDAAHVLGLIAGGEFQDPLREGADIITSSTHKTFPGPQGGVILYKNFGEDVAKLQWAIFPGVLSNHHLHHMAGKVITAAEMLEYGEAYAKQIVKNAKALAEALAEEGFNVIGEDQGYTKSHQVIVDVSDLHEAAGGWAAPLLEEAGIILNKNLLPWDPLEKVNTPSGLRIGVQEMTRVGMMEDDMKEIARFMRRVLIDKEDPKKVEKEVFEFRKQFQKVYYSFDYGLPMKE, from the coding sequence ATGAGCTATGCAGAGTATAAGGATAAGGTTCTGGAGTTTATTGAGATGCACGAGAAGTGGAGGAGCTCAACAATTAATTTGATTGCAAGCGAAAACGTGACTTCTCCAAGTGTTACAAGAGCTGTTGCCTCTGGCTTTATGCATAAGTATGCTGAGGGGTGGCCAAAGCAGAGGTACTATCAAGGATGTAAATACGTTGATGAGGTTGAACTTATTGGTGTTGATCTCTTCTGCAAGCTCTTCAAGAGTGATTTCGCGGATTTAAGACCAATTTCAGGTACAAACGCGAACCAAGCTGTATTCTTCGGTCTCACACAGCCTGGAGATAACGTTATAGTCCTCCATACCTCTCACGGTGGACACATAAGCCACATGCCTTTTGGTGCAGCTGGTATGAGAGGTCTCAATGTCTTCACATGGCCGTTCGATAACGAAACCTTCAACATTGATGTTGACAAGGCAGCTCAGCTTATTAGAGAGAAGGAGCCAAAGCTCGTTGTCTTCGGTGGTTCACTGTTCCCATTCCCACACCCTGTCAAAGAGCTCGCTCCAGTAGCTAAAGAGGTTGGAGCTTATGTTATGTATGATGCAGCTCACGTTCTCGGATTGATTGCTGGGGGAGAATTCCAAGACCCACTTAGAGAGGGCGCTGACATAATCACATCTTCAACTCACAAGACATTCCCAGGTCCACAAGGCGGTGTAATCCTCTACAAGAACTTTGGTGAGGACGTTGCAAAGCTCCAGTGGGCAATCTTCCCAGGCGTCCTCAGCAACCACCACCTCCACCACATGGCTGGAAAAGTTATCACAGCAGCGGAGATGCTTGAGTACGGTGAAGCTTATGCAAAGCAGATTGTAAAGAACGCTAAGGCTTTAGCTGAGGCTTTAGCTGAAGAAGGATTCAATGTCATCGGCGAAGACCAAGGCTATACCAAGAGCCACCAGGTTATAGTTGATGTCAGCGACCTTCACGAAGCAGCTGGCGGATGGGCAGCACCGCTCCTCGAAGAGGCGGGCATAATCCTCAACAAGAATCTCTTACCTTGGGACCCACTTGAGAAGGTCAACACACCAAGTGGTCTCAGAATCGGTGTCCAAGAGATGACGAGAGTTGGAATGATGGAAGATGATATGAAAGAAATTGCAAGGTTTATGAGAAGAGTCCTCATCGACAAGGAGGATCCAAAGAAGGTCGAGAAGGAAGTCTTCGAGTTCAGAAAGCAGTTCCAGAAGGTCTACTACTCCTTCGACTATGGTCTACCAATGAAGGAGTGA